The sequence below is a genomic window from Anaerolineae bacterium.
GTCCGGTAGGCGCGACGCAACTGCTGCGCAATAACCTGCTTATTTATGGCGGCGGCGGTCTGATTGCGCCTTTTATCGGCATCAAACTGATTGATATGATTTTGGTAGGACTGGGATTAGTATAGCTGATAGCCGATAGCCGTTAGCAGGTAGCAAGTAGCAAAAAGCTAACCGCTAACTGCTAACCGCTAACGAGGAAACAATCAAATGCACACTCAACTTAAACCGGCAATTGTGTTATTGACCTTATTTACTCTCGTCACTGGCCTGCTTTATCCTTGGACCGTAACCGCATTGGCTCAACTTATTTTTCCACATCAGGCCAACGGCAGTTTGATTGTCAAAAATGGGCGGCTGGTTGGCTCAGAACTCATCGGCCAGCCGTTTGATGCCCCCCAATATTTCTGGGGCCGACCTTCGGCTACTCAGCCGTTCCCTTACAATGCAGCCGCTTCCTCCGGCTCCAATCTAGGGCCAACCAGCGCTATCTTAATGGCCAATGTGCAGGCGCGTCTCAACGCGCTGCGGGCTGTCGACCCGAACAACAACGCCCCTGCGCCGGTCGACCTGGTCACAGCCTCGGCCAGCGGGCTGGACCCGCATATCAGCGTAGCCGCGGCCCGCTATCAGGCGACGCGAGTGGCCCAGGTCAGAGGGCTTGATCTGGCAGAAGTCAACCGCCTGATTAATAAGCACACCGCAGGCCGCACCTTCGGCCTGTTGGGCGAGCCGCGAGTCAATGTGCTGCTTTTGAATCTGGCCCTGGATGGGTTAAAATAAAAGAAAAAGGGAGTCCAAAGCTTGCTTTGGCAAAACCAGAGCAAGCTCTGGACACCGCGACAACTCCTACCTCGCTTTGGCAAAACGGGCAGGTGCATCTTATGCTTAAAAAACATCGCAATACACCAGTACATTTATTTTTAGACAACACAGGCTATTTTGTAACCGGCGCTATTTATCAAAAACGCTATCTATTAAAAGACCCTGAA
It includes:
- the kdpC gene encoding potassium-transporting ATPase subunit KdpC codes for the protein MHTQLKPAIVLLTLFTLVTGLLYPWTVTALAQLIFPHQANGSLIVKNGRLVGSELIGQPFDAPQYFWGRPSATQPFPYNAAASSGSNLGPTSAILMANVQARLNALRAVDPNNNAPAPVDLVTASASGLDPHISVAAARYQATRVAQVRGLDLAEVNRLINKHTAGRTFGLLGEPRVNVLLLNLALDGLK